A region of the Planktothrix tepida PCC 9214 genome:
TCTGGATGGGTAAACGCTGCGGCGGGAATACTGCGATAATCCACTTGACGAGAGCGCCCACAAATCGTTTCTACAACAGCAATTCCTTGGGCGGATGCGGCATGGGCTAACATCATTTTACCCGTAGCATCTCCAATTGCCCATAAATGGGGAACAGGTTCGCCACCGGATAACACTTCTAAGTGATCATTGGTCGGAATAAAACCGCCTCGAATGGGTTCGACATTAACCGATTCTAACCCTAAGTTTTTACTAACAGGAATGCGTCCAGTTGCAACTAAACAAGCATCCACTTCTAAGACTTCTTCAACCTCTTTGGTTTTGGTATCTGCTAACTCAATAATAACCGGAGAACCGGGGGTAACTTTTAAGGCTAATTTCCCGACTTTGGTTTCAATATCACGAGGCGTAATTAAAACTCGTTGGGCTAATTTAGCAATATCTGGATCAAAGGTTGGCATTAATTGATCCAACGCTTCAATCATGGTAACTTCACAACCTAAAGCGGTATAAACATCGGAAAATTCTAATCCAATATAACCGCTTCCAATAATAGCAATCCATTGAGGGAGGGATTCTAATTTAATGGCTTCATCACTGGTAAAAACCGTTTTGTGATCAATCGTAATTCCAGGGGGAACAAAGGGCACAGAACCTGGTGCTAAAATAATATCTTTAGCCGTAATTGTTTTTTCGCCATTAGCCGTTTCAACGGTAACTTTATTCGGCCCTGCAACTTTTCCCCAACCTTGAATGACATCAATGCCTAAGCGTTTTAAACTATTGGTCATGTCACCGCGAATTTTAGTGACAATATTGTTAGCATGGCTGGCAATTTGTTGACGATCAAAACTGACTTGTCCTAACTGAATCCCTAAGTTTTTTAAGTGATGGGTGTCGTGTAATTCTCTAACTCGTCCTGATGCGGCTAATAACGCTTTGGAGGGAATACAGCCCCGGTTTACACAGGTTCCTCCCATTTCAGCTACTTCAACAATCGCGGTTTTTAAGCCACAACCGACGGCATGGATAGCAGCCCCATGTCCACCAACTCCGGCACCAATAATCACTAAATCGTAATCCATATTCTGTTACTACTCTGTTGGGATTAAAAAATATTACCGTTTTCCTTGTCCCTTGCCAACTGAATCCCGTTTACAACGGCTAGATCTGTTCCGGCTGACTGATCATTTTTGCGGTAAGCTAGATTCGATTACTGTGTTTGTAGGGATCTATCATAACATGAAAACCAAACTAGCCACGATGGCATTGAGTTTAATTTTATCGGTAATTTTACCGTTACCGAGTTTAGCTGGAACGGTTTTAGAAGATATTAAAAGGACAGGAGTTTTAAAAGCAGGAATTCGGCAAGATGCACCCCCATTAGGATTTGTTTCTGCGGATGGAAAATGGGAAGGATATTGTATTGAATTAATGGAA
Encoded here:
- the lpdA gene encoding dihydrolipoyl dehydrogenase, yielding MDYDLVIIGAGVGGHGAAIHAVGCGLKTAIVEVAEMGGTCVNRGCIPSKALLAASGRVRELHDTHHLKNLGIQLGQVSFDRQQIASHANNIVTKIRGDMTNSLKRLGIDVIQGWGKVAGPNKVTVETANGEKTITAKDIILAPGSVPFVPPGITIDHKTVFTSDEAIKLESLPQWIAIIGSGYIGLEFSDVYTALGCEVTMIEALDQLMPTFDPDIAKLAQRVLITPRDIETKVGKLALKVTPGSPVIIELADTKTKEVEEVLEVDACLVATGRIPVSKNLGLESVNVEPIRGGFIPTNDHLEVLSGGEPVPHLWAIGDATGKMMLAHAASAQGIAVVETICGRSRQVDYRSIPAAAFTHPEISYVGLTEPAAKELGEKEGFEIATVRTYFKGNSKAIAEGETEGIAKVIYRKDTGELLGVHIFGLHASDLIQEAANAMYQRQSVHDLVFSVHTHPTLSEVLDEAYKRAVVGVGGH